Proteins from a genomic interval of Polaribacter sp. Q13:
- the aat gene encoding leucyl/phenylalanyl-tRNA--protein transferase produces MIWLTDKIEFPPYEFTTDDGIIALGGDLSDERLICAYKNGIFPWFSEGEPIVWYCPFKRMVLLPGEIKVSKSMRKVINKNEFTITENKAFEEVIYNCKNIERSDGFGTWITDDMEQAYINLHKKGIAKSIEVWKDNQLVGGLYGLEVNTIFCGESMFSKVSNASKRAFIHLVKKKEYTLIDCQMYNDHLASLGAKEIERDVFLKILKS; encoded by the coding sequence ATGATTTGGCTTACAGACAAAATTGAATTCCCTCCTTATGAGTTTACTACAGATGACGGAATTATTGCTTTAGGTGGAGATTTGTCTGATGAACGGTTAATTTGTGCCTATAAAAACGGTATTTTTCCTTGGTTTTCAGAAGGAGAACCTATTGTTTGGTATTGTCCGTTTAAAAGGATGGTGTTACTTCCAGGTGAAATAAAAGTCTCTAAATCGATGCGAAAAGTCATCAATAAAAATGAGTTTACCATCACAGAAAATAAAGCATTTGAAGAAGTAATTTACAACTGTAAAAATATTGAAAGGAGTGATGGTTTTGGTACTTGGATTACAGATGATATGGAGCAGGCCTACATTAATTTACATAAAAAAGGCATCGCAAAATCAATAGAAGTATGGAAAGACAATCAATTAGTTGGTGGTTTGTATGGTTTAGAAGTGAATACTATTTTTTGTGGAGAAAGTATGTTTAGTAAAGTTTCTAATGCTTCTAAACGAGCATTTATTCATTTAGTAAAAAAGAAAGAATACACATTAATAGATTGCCAAATGTATAATGATCATTTAGCGAGTTTAGGCGCAAAAGAAATTGAAAGAGATGTCTTTTTAAAAATATTAAAGTCTTAA
- a CDS encoding YqaA family protein: MAKKTKKKTSTHRAKLMHFYFHRTGFYLFIWESLKKAFWPIVIVVASLLLFNKYVYNINDGLHHFTENVSRLTVLSFFFVSETILGLVPPEMFIAWSKKTPEPILNLAILATLSYCGGLISFFIGKTALKIASVKEYLEVKMAKNLKNTRKWGGILILVGALLPLPFSIACLAAGMIKYPFKNVALFGLFRFLRFAIYAWAIFQVVH, encoded by the coding sequence ATGGCAAAAAAAACAAAGAAAAAAACGAGTACGCATAGAGCTAAGTTGATGCACTTCTATTTTCATAGAACAGGGTTTTATTTGTTTATATGGGAAAGTTTAAAGAAAGCTTTTTGGCCAATTGTTATTGTTGTTGCAAGCTTACTTCTGTTTAATAAATATGTCTATAATATTAATGATGGACTACATCATTTTACAGAGAACGTTTCTAGACTTACCGTTTTATCCTTTTTCTTTGTTTCTGAAACTATACTAGGTTTAGTTCCGCCAGAAATGTTTATCGCTTGGTCTAAAAAAACACCTGAACCGATTTTAAATCTGGCAATTTTAGCTACTTTATCTTATTGTGGTGGTTTAATTTCTTTTTTTATCGGAAAAACTGCTTTAAAAATAGCATCAGTTAAAGAATATTTAGAGGTAAAAATGGCTAAAAACTTAAAAAACACTCGAAAATGGGGTGGAATTTTAATTCTTGTTGGGGCTTTATTACCTTTACCTTTTTCTATTGCTTGTTTAGCCGCAGGAATGATTAAGTATCCATTTAAAAATGTAGCCCTTTTTGGGTTATTTCGTTTTCTTAGATTTGCAATATATGCTTGGGCAATTTTTCAGGTCGTACATTAA
- a CDS encoding DUF1456 family protein, translating to MGLSNNDILKKLRVAHKLRDTDIVEICALVDFKVSKAELGALFRSEEHPKYMECQDQILRNFLNGLVIHLRGPMPKKKEK from the coding sequence ATGGGATTATCAAATAATGACATTTTAAAAAAACTACGTGTAGCACATAAATTACGCGATACAGATATTGTGGAGATTTGTGCTTTGGTAGACTTTAAAGTAAGTAAGGCAGAATTAGGCGCTTTATTTAGAAGTGAAGAACATCCAAAATATATGGAATGCCAAGATCAAATTTTACGTAATTTCTTAAACGGACTGGTTATTCATTTACGAGGACCGATGCCTAAGAAAAAAGAAAAATAA
- a CDS encoding DUF3127 domain-containing protein, with protein MEVIGKVKLIGDVQTFGANGFQKRELVVTTDDQYPQMIMIEFVQDKCDLLNNYKVGQDVKVAINLRGREWINPQGEAKYFNSIQGWRIESLSQGAAASGSLPPVDQFEPASKVSDEEPDDLPF; from the coding sequence ATGGAAGTTATTGGTAAAGTAAAATTAATTGGAGACGTTCAAACATTTGGAGCTAATGGGTTTCAAAAAAGAGAATTAGTAGTTACAACAGATGATCAATATCCGCAAATGATAATGATAGAGTTTGTGCAAGATAAATGTGATTTATTAAACAATTACAAAGTTGGGCAAGATGTAAAAGTAGCAATCAACTTAAGAGGTAGAGAGTGGATTAACCCACAAGGAGAAGCTAAATATTTTAACTCTATTCAAGGATGGAGAATAGAAAGTTTATCTCAAGGTGCAGCAGCTAGTGGTAGTTTACCTCCAGTAGATCAATTTGAGCCAGCATCTAAAGTTTCTGATGAAGAGCCAGACGATTTACCGTTTTAA
- a CDS encoding HAMP domain-containing sensor histidine kinase translates to MKIFSNTLLFKRITILISFIIVSLILWNTYTFFQKFKHEERIKMEILATAQKEIASDTNLDANVDLPLKIIENNNNIPMILVNDKGEIEYFQNLDSVKALNPKYLEKQLTEMKAENQPIEVSYKGKNKQFIYYRNSDLLNRLTYYPIALILILFLFLSVIYMFYSSNKVAETNKLWTGMAKETAHQIGTPLSSLLGWIAILKMEKVDDKYVEEIQKDVSRLNTIANRFSKIGSTPELEKENVVAITKQAFDYLESRSSKQISFFFTTSDTEIYTLLNTELFGWVIENLIKNAIDAMLGKGELKLNIENSPKKVKITVSDTGKGMSKKLFKQIFKPGFTTKKRGWGLGLSLSKRIVSDYHKGKIFVQKSEIGKGTTFEILLNKI, encoded by the coding sequence ATGAAAATTTTTTCTAACACCCTTTTATTTAAACGAATTACAATTCTTATTTCGTTTATTATTGTTTCTTTAATTTTATGGAACACCTATACTTTCTTTCAGAAATTTAAACATGAAGAACGTATTAAAATGGAAATCTTAGCAACTGCACAAAAAGAAATTGCGAGCGATACCAACTTAGATGCCAACGTAGATTTACCTTTAAAAATAATTGAGAATAACAATAACATTCCCATGATTCTGGTAAACGACAAAGGAGAAATAGAATATTTTCAGAATCTTGATTCTGTAAAAGCCTTAAATCCTAAATACTTAGAAAAACAACTGACAGAAATGAAGGCAGAAAACCAGCCTATAGAAGTTAGTTACAAAGGAAAAAACAAACAGTTTATTTATTATCGAAATTCAGATTTACTAAACAGATTAACCTATTATCCTATTGCGTTAATTTTAATTTTATTTCTATTTTTGAGTGTTATTTATATGTTTTATAGCTCTAATAAAGTTGCAGAAACCAATAAACTTTGGACAGGTATGGCAAAGGAAACGGCACATCAAATTGGCACACCATTATCTTCTCTTCTAGGTTGGATTGCCATTTTAAAGATGGAAAAAGTTGATGATAAATATGTAGAAGAAATACAAAAAGATGTTAGTAGATTAAATACCATTGCAAATCGTTTTTCTAAAATTGGTTCTACTCCAGAGTTAGAAAAAGAAAACGTAGTTGCCATTACTAAACAAGCTTTCGATTATTTAGAGTCTAGAAGTTCTAAGCAAATTTCTTTCTTTTTTACAACTTCAGACACCGAAATTTATACCCTTTTAAATACTGAGTTATTTGGTTGGGTTATAGAAAACCTTATCAAAAACGCTATTGATGCCATGTTAGGCAAAGGAGAATTGAAACTTAATATAGAAAACTCACCCAAAAAAGTAAAAATTACGGTTTCAGACACCGGAAAAGGAATGTCTAAAAAACTATTTAAACAGATTTTTAAACCTGGTTTTACTACTAAAAAACGTGGTTGGGGCTTAGGTTTATCACTTTCTAAACGTATTGTTTCTGATTATCATAAAGGAAAAATATTTGTTCAAAAATCTGAAATTGGAAAAGGAACTACTTTTGAAATTTTATTAAATAAAATTTAG